From Thunnus maccoyii chromosome 21, fThuMac1.1, whole genome shotgun sequence, the proteins below share one genomic window:
- the rnpc3 gene encoding RNA-binding region-containing protein 3, with protein sequence MDKKEEPVQTNGSKTLIIRHLPAELSQDEKEDLLKYFGAESVRVFSNTGRLKHAAFATFRSEKSAVKALSRLHQLEILDHTLVAEFAKNQDHVTVLKDPPVSVSGGKHVKEEQKKQETKQPNIPLIETGIAPSLGLKFQPNPTLKYLYPPPTSGILTNITHALMSVPKFYVQVLHLMNKMNLPCPFGPVTARPPMFELLPLAPPIPMPPPLPPDYPPLPEEEMELSSEEESEYESGDDEDKERIVRLMGLVNQACKRPLRPKTASKRKKPKIKDLLYAPKPDSQSAPVMQPSDVFEQPHPAGTRKIEFHISVPEVSAIVEGSGPGEGAQREEVGEADESDVDLSGSKEAAEAEGFGKLYPSAQTSQQEEEHSDEEQDLPSDVISRKELEKGRLSRDEIKRMSVFKNYEPGEPTCRLYVKNIAKQVEEKDLKYIYGRYINPLSEGERNMFDIVLMKEGRMKGQAFVGLPSEQSAEKALRETNGYVLYDKPLVVQYARSARPKQDNTDTKRGPKQR encoded by the exons ATGGACAAGAAAGAGGAGCCGGTTCAGACAAACGGCAGTAAGACGCTGATTATCCGCCACTTACCGGCTGAGCTCAGCCAGGACGAGAAGGAGGACCTGCTGAAGTATTTTGGAGCTGAGTCTGTCAGGGTCTTCTCAAACACAGGTCGTCTG AAACATGCAGCCTTTGCAACCTTCAGAAGTGAAAAGTCAGCAGTaaag GCTCTTAGCAGGCTCCATCAGTTAGAGATTCTTGATCATACACTTGTTGCCGAGTTTGCGAAAAACCAAGATCATGTCACCGTGTTAAAGGACCCACCTGTGTCAGTCAG cgGTGGTAAACATGTGAAGGAAGAGCAGAAGAAACAGGAGACCAAACAGCCAAATATTCCCCTCATAGAGACCGGCATTGCACCAAGTCTTGG GTTGAAATTTCAACCAAATCCCACTTTGAAATATTTATATCCACCACCTACCAGCGGCATTTTGACAAATATAACACATGCTCTCATGAGTGTGCCAAAGTTTTATGTTCAA GTTCTTCATCTGATGAACAAGATGAATTTACCATGTCCGTTTGGCCCAGTCACTGCTAGACCACCCATG TTTGAGCTCCTGCCTCTTGCGCCACCCATCCCAATGCCTCCCCCCTTGCCTCCTGACTACCCCCCTTTACCCGAGGAGGAGATGGAGCTGTCCAGTGAAGAAGAATCAGAGTACGAGAGTGGAGATGACGAAGACAAGGAGAG GATTGTTCGTCTGATGGGCCTGGTCAACCAAGCATGCAAGAGACCCCTGAGACCAAAAACAGCTTCAAAGAGAAAGAAGCCCAAGATCAAGGATCTACTCTATGCTCCCAAACCAGACTCTCAGAG TGCTCCAGTGATGCAGCCCTCAGATGTGTTTGAGCAGCCCCACCCTGCCGGAACAAGGAAAATTGAATTTCACATTTCGGTTCCAGAAGTTTCAGCCATAGTGGAAGGAAGTGGGCCAGGTGAAGGGGCGCAGCGTGAGGAAGTCGGAG AAGCGGATGAGAGTGACGTTGACCTCAGCGGCAGTAAGGAGGCGGCAGAAGCTGAAGGTTTCGGGAAGCTCTACCCCAGCGCGCAAACGTCCCAGCAGGAAGAGGAGCACAGCGACGAAGAGCAAGATCTCCCCTCAGACGTCATCTCCAGGAAGGAGCTGGAGAAAGGGCGGCTGTCGAGAGACG agataaaaaggATGTCTGTGTTTAAAAATTATGAACCGGGTGAGCCAACCTGCAGACTGTACGTGAAGAATATTGCTAAGCAAGTGGAAGAGAAA GACCTGAAGTACATCTATGGAAGATACATCAACCCTTTGTCAGAAGGCGAGAGAaacat GTTTGACATTGTGTTAATGAAGGAGGGGCGGATGAAAGGGCAGGCCTTCGTAGGACTCCCCAGTGAGCAGAGTGCAGAGAAAGCCCTGCGGGAAACCAACGGCTACGTTCTCTATGACAAACCCCTCGTTGTT CAATATGCCAGATCAGCCAGACCAAAACAAGATAACACAGATACCAAGAGAGGACCAAAACAACGATGA